One Nymphaea colorata isolate Beijing-Zhang1983 chromosome 12, ASM883128v2, whole genome shotgun sequence genomic window, CTTTCATGCTAAACTTTTGTTGTGATGGTGTGTAGTTGGTGTACAGAAAGCTAGGCAGATAGCTGGAAAGTTCAGCTTGCCAATTGTTGGTGTACATCACATGGAAGCTCATGCATTGATTGCTaggtatatattatatacacacacatatatatatgcatatattttcattttctttttgcattttccttttctgtatTCTTGTCATTTTTACTCGCGTTTAGACCTTCACCATGACTAACAACTTGCTGGGCTAGCTCCAACAACTAGATGTCTAGCTGTTGGAGCTAGCCAACAGTTAGCACTGCCTGTTCTTGTATACATATGGGATGATGATTTCCCTTGTATAGTTATGTTTGCGCTGAGCATTTGCTAATAATATTCAGTCTATTTTTAGATTGTTGTTAGTGCCCTTGTGCATATTGTGGTAAGCCTTTGCACATCTTTATTGTGAGTTCTCTAGCGTGAGCATGAATCTTGTATTTTGGCTTACACCTTCCTCTTTGGAGTTTATATTTACATGGGACTAGAACTGGACTTGTGCTGAACATTTCCTAATAATATTCAGTCCATTTTTATAGTTGTTAGTGTCCTTGTGCAAAGCCTTTGTGCTTCTTTATTGTGAGTTCTCTTGTGTGAGCGTCAGTCTTGTATTTTGGCTTACATGTTCCTCTTTAGACTTTATGTTTACGTGGTACCAGAACTGGACTCTACAGGAAGATTGATCAAGCTGGTAAAGGTTGTCTTGGCTTCTCAAGAAACATGCTGATTGAAGCCACTTCTTGTTCATGAATACGACTACGTATTGCACTCTCTTCACGTTTCATTTGTGGCAGAAAAGAACTCTTACTTATCTCCAGATCAAGCTAAATAGCTCATTGGGCCAAAAATATGAGGGTCACATTAGAGGCAAAGGGCTTTATGTGCACGTTGAGGGTATTATTTTGTAACCTGAGCCTGAGTTTGCCAAAATTGGAAATGGCAAAACGATGATCCTTGAGGGAGCCGAAAGGTAGAAAGCTCTTGATGATTAGAATAAAAAACATGAGTGGATTAGAATAAAAAACATGAGTGGGAGATGAAGGATTTCAAAATTCTCTTGCGGttcttctttggtttttctttaCCAAGAAAATTAAAATGCCAATATGTTAAAGTTTAAAAGGACACTTCAAGTTCAAACATGTGAATATTTAAAAAGGTGGACACCTCAGGAGATTTGTCTCAAAGACTTTATCTTCAAGAAAAGCCATAAGTCTAATACAGGAACATGATTGTGAGAGAATGTTGTTGCAAAAAACAataggaagaagagaagaaaacaaggagcgagagaggagaaagGAACAACATCTCTCCATTAACCCTAATCAGATAGTGCAGAAAATTACATCGAAGTCcacaatatttcaaaaatttactaaaatatatttaaaacaatttttaaatattcaaccTACCCTCAAACTTATGACTTTCTTGCTACACTCTCCTTCAAGATAAAGTATAGCTACCTGTCATGCTCAGTTTGTTATAATACTTGAAAACCAACCCCTCACTATTTCTGTCTACCATGCCTGAGAATTATTTGAGAGACCAAGATCTTTAGTGACAAAATTTTTGTGAGGCTGagtttttatgtttgaaatctCCTTTGCAGTCCATTTCTTCTTGTATGACCTGCTTTCTTTTATAACTAATAGTGCTTGATGATGATTTAGAGCACCGGGAGAGGCAAACCATGAAGTTCCCTAAGGATATTGAAATACTTTTTTCATATAGAAGCTATATATTCTCATAAGGATATTTTTGTGTCCCTAAATTCGCTTCTGTGATAACTGCTACATCTAAGATAATTAGATGATAAGCTTTGTGGAACTCTGGAAGTTGTAAGAGTTAAGTTAATGATTGTTGATGTATTTCTATTAAATGTACTCCCAACTAACAATAAGTTGGATCATTAATGTCATATTTGGTGATTTTCCCAaataaaactgatttttttttgttatctgaAAACAAGggtaaaaatgatatttcacaCAACTAAAGGGGTGGAATGACTGTTCATATTAGATGTGCACTTGACCTCCCCTATTCCTGTACCATGTTTTTTAAGATTGCCATGTCCATGCCCGGCTGCCTGCATTGCCACAGCCATACCCGAACCAGTACTGATACCCATGTAGGGTTCTACCATTGTAGCATGACAAAAGCTTTGTTTGGGCCATCATGGGTGTTCCTCCTGGCTAATCCACTGCAGGTCATATGCATGCACGTATATTCTGCACCCACGGGGGCTAAGAtcgaaaggaaaaatatgaaagGTCGAACCtagaaattgttaaaaattgaCAAATCACATTGATTATGAGTCTACAGACTTAAAAAGGATATTTTACTTGAATATTGCTTTCTTAACTGGGCTTGGACTTGGTTGCACAGCTTAAATGGTAAACTTATTGAACTTTTGGGTGAATGTGTTATAATGCTTCTGAGATATAGGATGAATGTGTGTAAAGTAGTCCAGGGTAGTTAGATTTATAATGTGTTTGTTGACATTGGAGCCGTGATGATTGGTAGTAGTCAATTTTCAAGGAAGAAGGTGAGGATTGTTCTCAGTCAGCCGCCGTTTTTCAAGCTCAGACCTTGAGGATAAGGTGGGAGGGACGTTGATAGCCATTCAATTTAAGAGGGTCCTTATAAGGAAAATGTACATAGTGGAAGGGGAAAATATAATAGGGACTTCAGCTTTTAGTCAGGCCCTTTATTAGACTGCGTAATTACTTATAAATAAGTTGGGTTGAGGATCTGGGGGAAGAATGCAGACTAAAGAAGTATGTCTCCTCTGCTGAGGGATTAACACTAATTGGGATGAGGGTTCTGTGGGTGCGTATGTTAGGTTTTCCTTGTAACAGATGAGATAAGTGTAATAGTGGCTACAATTTGACTAAATTATTTGCACTAAAAATGCATACATGATAATACCCTGATTATGTCGAAACATGATTAATTGGGCAACAAGGCTCTCATTGTTTAATGCTTCCATTGTGTATACCCTGTGCATGAGGATCATAAGATCAAACGAATGGCTGATCAGGTGTAttatgatcaaatgaataagtGATCGAGTCTATTGTGGCCAATGAATAAGTTTGAAGTATGTTATCGTCATGGTGATTGATGCTTATGTGAAATATACTGAATTAATCAATTGACCTAAAACATTGCAAGACATGTGGGATTGATGATACAAGTTGCATATCTGATATAAAGGTGACAAATAATTAGTGTTTATTGGGTAGTGTAGTGCCAATCTTGTTATAATGCATCCACTCTCCAGGGGTTTAATGAAATTGCTATTCTATTCTACTCTGAAGGCCCTATCTTCTATTGCAATCATTTTTTAGCTTTGAACAAGTCAAGGCAGCAAGCAGATCGGAGGGCATAGTTCACATTCCAGGGAAGTGTTTCATGTGCTGTCATGTTGTCTGGAGATTTCAGGTTCCTTTTTGGTTTTATTTAATCTTGTAGAGAAAAATGTAAATTTGCCGATTGTTTACTTTgtgtatatgtttttttatatgaaaatgaattgtCCATTTTGTGCTATGTGTTTATGTGAATTGATCAGTGTGATCGAGAGAGtgtcgttccaattttatcggatgtctccgAAGAGACAGGGTCACTAAGAGAGAGTAGTTTCATAATGATTAGCAAGGAGCCTGTTAGGAATCTTATGTACACATATTCAACGTCTGGAAATTGTGATGGAGGTCAGTTGCTTGGACTTACTTGCAGCCAACCTTCTACGGATTGGAGTCTGTATGGGTTGGTAGTGAGAGTCTTCTTTATAAGTTGGTGGAGTCTGATGAATCAAGTATGGTTAATGTTGGAGATGGCAGTTATAGACCACTAATGTTTTCCCTGAGTTTTCCTAGATGGAGCAATGCAGATACTGAAAGCaaaattttataataatatgCTACATACGGTAATAATATCACATTAGTTGTTTCAAGCACCCTGAACGAATAAAGTTTCTTTGATCACTGTTTCTGATAAGGTAATATTATTTGTCATCTTGGACAAATTCTGGTCACCTTAGACTAATCCCTATATAAGTTCTTGATGCAATTTTAAAATGGCATTTCCTTCATTGTGAAGAAAATGAGATATTTTAGCTGGGTAGTCAAATGATATGGCTAGTTAGGTGTATTCTATGCCATCCAGAATAGTCGCAGTCTGGTTGCTAGAGAAAAAGATAAGTAATAATTGACTTGAAGCATTTTTGGTGCTATCTTTTCATACTTTTAGATACAACGTCCAGCATAGAGTAGCACATGGTGCTGCTTCATGTAATATGTTTTTGTGTTTGGCTGATGGCATGTCCAACTTAATTTTGTTTCTCAATCTTTCATATATGCTACTATATGGCAGACAGTTTCATAGTTTGTTCACATATGTATGACTTTAACCAATTTCTGATCTAGGGATTACAATCATTCTTTTTAGGTTGTGTGAACCAGAATTGCAATTTCCGTTCCTCACCCTTCTAATTTCAGGTAAGATGCATGTTTCATGTCCTTCACTAATACTaggttttttcagttttttttttatgaagtcTTCAAAATTTATGGTCCATTTCAGCTTGTTTGTGTAtgaaaccaatgttgtaaagtGCATATCATAACTCATATCAATAGACATGCCTTATTGCAACATatcataaatttgttttttttaattcaaaataataaaaaaataggaaaaatcaaGAAGAATACGTTCTctataaaaaaacatgtccCACATAAATATGGACTTATAGCAATGAATGTTTAACAATttaacataacataatcatAATGTCACAAGTCATAATTGTAGATGCCAGAACTCAAATTTTCACTCAATTTTTAATATACCAAAACACAATGGACCCAAAAGTTGAAGCTGTGACAAGTCTTCGATCAATTCTCATAAAGCATAAAACCAAAAGGGTCGTTCATTTTCATTACATGTAAAACAATATGTACAGATCCTTTCATACAAAGTAAATGTACAACTCGGATacacattttcaaaaagttcacaaagcaacaaaaaaaggCAGCACTAAAATTGACGtgccaacacacacacacaaaacaatCTTCACTGGTGGGATGTGAACATCTCCTATGATCTGCTGCCAATCCAACACACAACAATCTTCACTTTTTTATGTTCTGCATGTGTAATGGCACGTTGtaattattttcctttctagGAACTCTTAAGTCCATAAAATTATTCTATTGTATCTAACGAAATATGGGATAGACAGTGAGGTTGTTTCTGCCATCATCTTATGCACTCCTTTGCTTCTATTCTGTTGATTGAGAACTGAGGTGGCTTCCCAAAATCTGATATTAAAAAATCTTTCAGCTGGCATGTCTAACAACATAATGAAGATGCCTGCATTGAATACTTAATAACAAAATAGACTATatatcatagccacaaatatcattcttaggtttttattgatgaggtttttctcaggcaCTTTCCAGCAAATTTGGTTTTCTAAGAAAATTCTCAGGAAAGTCTCGgagattttaaagaaataaaacataaaatattaggtaaaaatacaatgaatgagaaactaataagaaggcATAAACAAGCagctaattaaaatgataaaataataagCATTGTATTGCATGTAGGAGGTCACGTtgaatacctaaaacaagaggaaataaaaccatgaaaaatgttgtaaaaaatgaaaacagaaaatgaaataaacaataaatgaaaaaaataggaaaataaaattgaaataaattgattttttttcaaaatatcgtgatattttcttgtttttttcattcttttcatttttttcgttAACATcgcgatatttttgaaaatatcatgatatttgtggctatgttTTATACTTCACTTGCTGCTTGTAGATTACAATATCAGTTGCTCTGGACCACTTCGAATATGTGCATTAGTAAATCTTCTGCATTGGGCTATATCATACTTATGGGGATAAGTATTTTTCCATCTAGGAGGGCACAATCTCCTTATTCTTGCTTGTAGTCTTGGCCAATATATACAACTTGGAACAACAGTAGATGATGCAATTGGTGAGGCCTTTGATAAAGCTGCTCGGTGGCTTGGTCTCGATTTGAGAAGGGGTGGTGGCCCTGCTCTAGAGCAGCTTGCAGAAGAAGGTGACCCACATTCCTTTGACTTCTCGGTAAAATCTTTTAGCCTGTCAATCCCATCTTATTAAATTATTGTATAGCAATATTTTCCAggttctttcttttaatatttctaGTCCTTCATATGATTGTTCACCTTTTACCTTTTggttatttttccttttgaattctcctttttaagatatttataaATTATCAGGTACCAATGAAACAGCACCAGGATTGCAATTTCTCATATGCAGGTTTGAAGACACAAGTAAGATTGGCAATTGAATCCAGCAACATGTGAGCAAAATTCAGCAGATCAAGCTTGCAATGACCTTcattatatagtttcttttcttttatcattgtAAAACGTTATCACTTATgttgttgaaattttgaaaatctcaaattttcatCGCTAAAATCTCCCCGTTGATGCTATTGTATTTTTTCAAAGTACCATAGACAAATAAATAGCATAGCCATATATCATGGCAGCTAGCTGCTTTTATCTTAAATTGAATTCTTTAATTCAGTGTCCCAAAAGTTACACCCGGATTTGAAGCACTAGAAATGACCTATAAAAGTTGAAAATGCAGTTAATAAAACTTGAAGCACAGCAATAAACACTACACCTAGTTATAGCTATGCTATATTGCTATTTATGACTGACAGTCAAAGTTCATTAGCCATGCTTGggtgcagatttttttttggtaatttcaAGGAGAGCTGCTCCTCAAATTGGCCACAGGAACAATGTCACGTTGCTCTGAATGAGGGACTGGCCTTAAAAAAGTAAATTAGACTCAGCGAGATGCAAAGACATTGTTTACCTCGAGAAAAAGGAGCTTCAGATTTGCTGAATGTTTTTGCCATTgacaggatttttttttttccttcctttgttcttgatGGTGGATGCCCTGCATGATCTTGACATCCAATCAAGCAATTGGTGAGGTATAATGATTTTTTGTGGACTTCCAATTATTCTAGGCTGCTGTAGACAAGGAAGATGAACCTGCTACTTTTCATCAAGCTATAAATTCTAGGAAATGAATTGAAACTACGAATGATGAGATAGAGGCATTTCATGAATGTGGTACTTTGGAGATTGTGCTTTGGCCacctgataagaatgttgtgggatgTAAGTATAAAGAATAAAAGTGGGCCTGATGAGAACATTGAAATGTGCCAATTCATGACTTGTCACAAAAGGATTTACTCAGTAGGTAGGAcaagattatgatgaaaaacattttttccaaAGATAGGGACCATTCAAGTTACATTAGCATTTGCTATTGAACGTGGATGGTTTGCCAACTTGATGTAGAAAATGCATTCCACATGGAGCTTTGAGGGAAAAAGTCCATATGGAGTTACTACCTGGATATATGCAAGGAGAATCACGGGGCTTTATATGTAGATTGAAGAGAGCAATGTATATGTTGAAGTAGGCATCACATTCATGGTTGGATAGTTTTGCTTTTGAGATTCAAAATCATGGTTTTTGTAGATTTCATGTGGGCTACTCCTTATTCATCTATAACTAGTCAGGTATTGCTATCTTTCTATTGATGTACATGGATGATATTGTCATGATAGGGAATTCAGGCAATCACATCGACATGGTAAATGCATTACTGGGTAAGAGATTGAAGATGAATTGGAGTTGACAAAAAAGGTCATAGGATGAAACTTCTCCAGCATAAGTATCTTGTGAATGTCGTAAGCATAGCAAGCGTAATTACAGTAGGCCCCTAGCTAGCCTAGCATTTAGCCCACAAGCTAGAAACTCATGATGGAGATTTGCACGATGATCCCACTGAGTACCATGGTCTCATTGGAATGTCACAGTATTTGGCTTTTAGAAATCCTGACATTGTATACTCAATTGATCAAGTGTCTCTGCTTATACATGAGTTGTGGACTACACATACGGAGGCAGTTACTATATCTTAAGGTACTTAAAAGGAATGCTTGGGGATGGCCTAGTATTGAATATTGTTGGAAGGGGGAAAGCGTGAACTTGTTGTCTATAGTGATGTTGATTGGCAGGAGGCAATCTGTCTCACGATACGTTGTGTGCATTGGCATGAACTTTGGTGTCATGGAGCTGTAAAAATCATAAGGCTGTGGCCAGATCGAGCACAGAAGCAGAATCAGATTCATGGTTGCAGCCAAAGTTACATAGGTACGATGCCTACTAACCAGAGTTGGAGAGAGGTCTCATGATATGTTTTGTGACAGTCAAGAGTGCTATAAATATGTCATTTAATCCAGTTCACTATAGCCATGCCAAAAATATACAGGTAGGTCAACATATTATGAGATAGAATGTAGAGGTAAAGGTGATCAATCTGAGTTTAAGATGCTTAAAGGGAAGCCATTTCATGGTTcaaaaccattgtcacaaatatcgttctcagGTTTTCATCAGCGAGGTTTCTCTCAGGTATTTTTCGTCAAAGCtgtttttttggaaatatattctgaaaatcttggcaattttttaaaaaatcgtcaaaattaagtaaaaataaaataaatgagaaactaatataaaaacatcaaaaaattaaCTAGGtaagcaagaaatgaaaaaatggaaactgGCACTCTAATAAATACCAAAAACATACAGGTTTTCTAATGGCTGAAGGGTCAGATTTCGGATGgaatgcttttctttgtttccaGCAACCCTCACCATCGACGAAGGTTATCACTCGTCACTCCTCAAACCCTCACATGCCAAACGCAGCTTCCTCACTTCTCAACCCTCACCAAAGAGGCAGACCCTTGGTGAAAGGTTACTGGAAGATGTAGCTTCCACTTTCATGTCTCACACAGAAGGTAAAGTTAATAAATCCTGTTCACTAAAAGTTAGAGTTGAGTACcctttttgccattaaaaagaaatttcagttcaaaaaataccctttctttctttacttttaaCACGTTGTACCCTTCTTTAGCAAAAGAATTCATCACGTGCagtttttatgaattaaaaatttaaaaccgtGTGCAAAAACATATAAACAGCACATAAATTCAGTGGcgaaaaaaatgtgattatcgtgataaatattttttgccaatattttcaaaatatcacgattttttggtgatttttttgtttttctcctttttaacgTTTATGTCGCAATATTTTCACAACTCTacaatctcttcttccttaTGTTGAATATCTATGGACATCAAAAAAATCTAGCAATAGGTGTATttttgtatatacatatgtaacaTGGACCAAAGTGTATTCAATCTACTTGTAAACGTGGAAGTTTATAATTAAATGTTTCTCTATGTATGTATTCCTGTACTTTTATAATTTGGTCTGTGGTGTGGTTCAATTTCATGCTTTTTATAAATCTTGTCAATTTTCTATATGTTACTTATCTGTTGGAATTTTTTTGGAGCCCTTTGTAAGTACTTAAGACATTAATGAATTGTTTAGGAGCTTGGGGCATAAATAGGGCCTAGCATCTTAGCTTGCATAATTTCTCTGGCTTTAACTCCTTACTCCTTAGGGACCACCTAGGCACTCACTAGGCCTTTAGCGGCTTTAGTGCCAAAGTGGTAGCTCTCAACAGAGCTGACCCACACACTCTCACACCCCCGCGAAGCCCAACTTCGATTAAGGAAAGAACTCAGAGTTTCATTTCTTGCCTAGGGTTAATTTCCGATGAGACGATATACTTATAGTTCCTCATGGGTGGGTTATTACAGGATCCACTTATGGGATCAGGGTCCATCTAATGACCCGCCCCTTGCATCCTATTCCTGAAGGCAACAGAGAAACACAAACAACGTGAAAATAGAACAAAACAGAACAAGGGAACTCAGACAGCAAAGACCCAATATGTGTGGCTGCTGCCATAACGTGGGGCCTAACACAAAGCAAAGGTGGTTGCTTTTGAGAGCATAATTTGTATGAGCTGGTCCACATCCCAATTTCTCACTCATTGTTGTAGAGCATTTTGTATAACAAAGATACCTCATGCATTGCAGGCTAGCAAAAAGCCTTTTCTTTACGTTTGGCCTTTGATGGTCTCAGTTGTGGAAGTCTGTAATGCAATATGCATGGTTGACGGACAAGCATTTGAGACCAAAGCACAGGTCTATCTATCAAATTCCATTTTGCTGTTCAACTTGCTGTATGTTCCTGTGATATTGGCTGAAGTACTTCTAGAAAGCTGCCATTGTTTTGCTTCCAGTTACTACTTTAGGTTATTTCATCTTGCAGGATGGTCTCATATAGGTGATATGCTTCCTTTTGGACATTTTTACAGAAAGGCTGATGTCCCAGTTCATTTGACAAATGCTGAAGACAGAAGATTACGTGCAAATATTGCAGCTTCTTTCCAGGTCTGAATTTTAGAtgtattttcttctcttgttttgcTTACCATGGCTTAACACATGGTTCATGGCTTCATGCCTTTAAGCTGAAGTCCATGAATTAATGAAGATGAGTGTGCATACCTTTGCTATATGTTGAATGTAACAGAGGGTTGCGGTTCTACATTTAGAGCAAAGATGTGAACGGGCAATTGGATGGGCTTCGAACATTGAACCTTCAATAAAATGCATGGTAACCTGATTTTTTACATGATTCCATTCAACTCCTGCATAAAAAATGTGTTACATATTCGTAAAGCAGACATCTCtccttgcttttcttttcttaggtAGTTTCTGGTGGTGTTGCATCCAACCGTTATGTCAGATCACGTCTTGATGATATTGTAAAGCAGAACGGTCATAGACTTATTTGCCCTCCTCCAAGCCTCTGCACCGACAATGGTATGCATCTTGATTTGCCTTGTTATTTGTCACAGGGAATCAGCAAAGCTGTTCccagaaatggaaaaaactaGAACCATGTTGAGAATTAACATAACCTTagaaaattttaagatgaaatgcAAGTGTTACTCATTTAGATGTGCCTAAAATTGGATTATATTGGTTGTGCAAAACTTAAGCCATATGGAACAGGGAAGATACACACTGGGATAACCTAGAAAGCTTTTTCCTAATGTATCTCAAACTATGGTAGCTTAAATGTATTTTTCAAATCAGATGATAAGAAtcacaaaattcttttagctGGGCAGATGAGCAGCATTAGCATGTGTTTACAGCAGGACCATGAATGTGAAAGGAAGAGGATATACAAGTCGAAGAGAGCAAAACATTCAGAAT contains:
- the LOC116266326 gene encoding probable tRNA N6-adenosine threonylcarbamoyltransferase, mitochondrial isoform X3, producing the protein MASLGRAFRLPLPLCKTVMHRSFPLHRAVFKADLSAPHRFRLFHSLDHGFDASQHHEQESLAILGIETSCDDTAAAVVTGDGKILSQVVSSQADLLARYGGVAPKMAEEAHKQVIDEVIQQALGGANLTERDLSAIAVTIGPGLSLCLRVGVQKARQIAGKFSLPIVGVHHMEAHALIARLCEPELQFPFLTLLISGGHNLLILACSLGQYIQLGTTVDDAIGEAFDKAARWLGLDLRRGGGPALEQLAEEGDPHSFDFSVPMKQHQDCNFSYAGLKTQVRLAIESSNIKADVPVHLTNAEDRRLRANIAASFQRVAVLHLEQRCERAIGWASNIEPSIKCMVVSGGVASNRYVRSRLDDIVKQNGHRLICPPPSLCTDNVGHTTKVATGRGI
- the LOC116266326 gene encoding probable tRNA N6-adenosine threonylcarbamoyltransferase, mitochondrial isoform X2 translates to MASLGRAFRLPLPLCKTVMHRSFPLHRAVFKADLSAPHRFRLFHSLDHGFDASQHHEQESLAILGIETSCDDTAAAVVTGDGKILSQVVSSQADLLARYGGVAPKMAEEAHKQVIDEVIQQALGGANLTERDLSAIAVTIGPGLSLCLRVGVQKARQIAGKFSLPIVGVHHMEAHALIARLCEPELQFPFLTLLISGHNLLILACSLGQYIQLGTTVDDAIGEAFDKAARWLGLDLRRGGGPALEQLAEEGDPHSFDFSVPMKQHQDCNFSYAGLKTQVRLAIESSNIKADVPVHLTNAEDRRLRANIAASFQRVAVLHLEQRCERAIGWASNIEPSIKCMVVSGGVASNRYVRSRLDDIVKQNGHRLICPPPSLCTDNGVMVAWAGIEHFRMGRFNPPPPTNEPEDAILDIRPRWPLGEEYENGRSTARSMKRVRMHPSLTSIINSSIRLES
- the LOC116266326 gene encoding probable tRNA N6-adenosine threonylcarbamoyltransferase, mitochondrial isoform X1, which encodes MASLGRAFRLPLPLCKTVMHRSFPLHRAVFKADLSAPHRFRLFHSLDHGFDASQHHEQESLAILGIETSCDDTAAAVVTGDGKILSQVVSSQADLLARYGGVAPKMAEEAHKQVIDEVIQQALGGANLTERDLSAIAVTIGPGLSLCLRVGVQKARQIAGKFSLPIVGVHHMEAHALIARLCEPELQFPFLTLLISGGHNLLILACSLGQYIQLGTTVDDAIGEAFDKAARWLGLDLRRGGGPALEQLAEEGDPHSFDFSVPMKQHQDCNFSYAGLKTQVRLAIESSNIKADVPVHLTNAEDRRLRANIAASFQRVAVLHLEQRCERAIGWASNIEPSIKCMVVSGGVASNRYVRSRLDDIVKQNGHRLICPPPSLCTDNGVMVAWAGIEHFRMGRFNPPPPTNEPEDAILDIRPRWPLGEEYENGRSTARSMKRVRMHPSLTSIINSSIRLES